Proteins encoded in a region of the Solanum dulcamara chromosome 9, daSolDulc1.2, whole genome shotgun sequence genome:
- the LOC129902400 gene encoding uncharacterized protein LOC129902400 — MGAEQPKDSLKEMDWKSLGGESREPGLEPAVKKRLPKKIRQVPDYYFLPRRSLPYSIAFYGSFIAAGVGAGMLLEVWINKKVKEDGGVIWEFDK; from the exons ATGGGAGCAGAACAGCCAAAAGACTCATTAAAAGAGATGGATTGGAAAAGTCTGGGTGGAGAAAGTAGGGAGCCTGGTCTTGAACCAGCTGTGAAGAAACGGCTTCCAAAAAAGATTCGACAAGTTcctgattattattttctcccaCGGAGATCCTTACCATATTCCATAGCCTTTTATGGGTCATTTATTGCTGCCGGAGTGGGTGCAGGGATGCTACTCGAAGTATGGATCAACAAGAAGGTCAAAG AGGATGGAGGAGTCATTTGGGAGTTTGACAAATGA
- the LOC129903567 gene encoding probable receptor-like protein kinase At1g11050, protein MFYLPNEDAALSCTSAFKAKLSSISISQSFISQCMNGRNDFVVKPSSCGGILTMKDWMSKVGPNSLLDSSCTGDLGGLTRCSLCLEAGLKVNTQLVSLNPNVTNDKCFYFTAFYAAGIVSEFGPEDSRTAACVLALPLANKARRSRHLSRGTSLKMVFGFLGTFFGILGAIGFIILYRKWDKKRKQDALHQGYVTSVKSQILPNTGAKWFQVGELEQATKGFSQRNMIGQGGSGNVYKGTLSDGTLIAVKKILDVDSKGDEEFINEAEIISKIRHRNLLPLRGFCVTSDNLNGKGRYLVYDFMPNGSLDDHLFNVGTKRLSWPQRKNIILDVAKGLAYLHYGIKPSIYHRDIKATNILLDMDMKARVADFGLAKQSKEGQTHLTTRVAGTYGYLAPEYALYGQLTEKSDVYSFGIVILEIMSGRRVLDASNSTSTLLVTDWAWTMVKSRNVEGVFDVSIRDEGPKRVMERFVHVGILCAHVMVALRPSIEDALRMLEGDIDIPRLPDRPLPLGFESFESYSLHSDRFREISISSNSNSLSRYIQK, encoded by the coding sequence ATGTTTTATCTTCCAAATGAAGATGCTGCTCTTTCCTGTACTTCAGCCTTCAAAGCCAAGCTTTCTTCCATTTCAATATCTCAATCTTTTATATCACAGTGCATGAATGGGAGAAACGATTTCGTCGTTAAGCCTTCGAGTTGTGGAGGTATTCTCACAATGAAAGATTGGATGTCAAAAGTAGGTCCAAATAGCCTACTTGACTCATCTTGTACTGGTGACCTTGGAGGGCTTACTAGGTGTAGTTTGTGTCTTGAAGCTGGTTTGAAGGTAAATACTCAGTTGGTTTCTTTGAATCCGAATGTGACAAATGATAAGTGTTTTTATTTCACTGCCTTTTATGCTGCTGGTATTGTTAGTGAATTTGGACCTGAGGATTCAAGAACTGCTGCTTGTGTGCTTGCTTTGCCTTTGGCTAACAAGGCTAGAAGATCGCGGCATCTTAGCAGAGGGACTTCATTAAAAATGGTTTTTGGGTTTTTGGGTACTTTCTTTGGGATTTTAGGTGCTATAGGTTTCATTATTCTTTACAGGAAATGGGATAAGAAGAGAAAGCAAGATGCATTACATCAAGGGTATGTGACTAGTGTTAAGTCCCAAATTTTGCCCAACACGGGTGCTAAGTGGTTTCAAGTAGGTGAGCTTGAACAAGCCACTAAAGGATTCTCCCAAAGGAATATGATAGGCCAAGGAGGGAGTGGAAATGTCTATAAAGGGACCCTTTCTGATGGTACCTTAATTGCTGTGAAGAAAATTCTTGATGTGGATAGTAAGGGTGATGAGGAGTTTATTAATGAAGCAGAAATTATAAGCAAGATTAGGCATAGGAATCTTCTTCCTCTAAGAGGATTTTGTGTTACAAGTGACAATTTGAATGGAAAAGGGAGATATTTGGTGTATGATTTCATGCCAAATGGCAGCCTAGATGATCATCTCTTCAACGTTGGAACGAAACGATTATCTTGGCCTCAAAGAAAGAACATAATTCTTGATGTGGCTAAAGGGCTAGCTTACTTGCATTATGGAATCAAACCTTCGATTTACCACCGCGATATTAAGGCCACAAATATACTCTTGGACATGGATATGAAGGCAAGAGTTGCAGATTTCGGATTAGCTAAGCAAAGCAAAGAAGGACAAACTCATCTTACAACAAGGGTGGCTGGCACTTATGGATATCTAGCACCCGAATATGCCCTTTACGGACAGTTAACAGAGAAGAGTGATGTTTATAGCTTTGGCATCGTTATCCTCGAGATCATGAGTGGAAGGAGGGTTCTTGATGCATCTAATTCTACTTCTACACTTTTGGTCACTGACTGGGCATGGACAATGGTGAAATCAAGAAATGTGGAAGGCGTTTTCGATGTGTCAATAAGGGATGAAGGACCAAAGAGAGTTATGGAAAGATTTGTTCATGTTGGGATACTTTGTGCTCATGTTATGGTGGCTTTAAGACCATCAATTGAAGATGCTTTGAGAATGCTTGAAGGAGATATTGATATTCCAAGATTACCAGATAGGCCACTTCCCCTTGGTTTTGAGTCATTTGAATCATATTCATTACACAGTGATAGATTCAGAGAGATTTCAATTAGCAGCAACAGTAACAGCTTATCAAGGTATATTCAAAAATAG